Proteins encoded within one genomic window of Mesobacillus subterraneus:
- the dcuC gene encoding C4-dicarboxylate transporter DcuC, translating to MLILIGTLVIIGAIYFLIKRKEARMILFAAGLLMAIFAGKPMAAFEAFTARMSTAGLIEAILSVMGFAFVMKYTKCDLQLVKLVAGGLKKANLFLIPGATLATFAINIALPSAAGAAAAVGAVLIPVLMGAGISPAVAAAAVIAGTFGSNLNVGSAHNPFIAEIAQTTAMDVVKVHAFAHVLSVVILAVSLTIMAKLLKENKGHKFVGDGENDNMKLNYLYALMPIIPLVLLVLGSTILPQIAMSVPAAMLIGILLTLAVTRSNPSEVTKTFFDGMGKAYGDIMGIIIAAAVFVGGMTAIGLVDAMTEAMTNSPSIAKVAATFGPFLLAVISGSGDAATFAFNEAVTPFAEKFGVDQINMGSVALLSGALGRTMSPIAGAAIVCASIAKVNPMELTKRNAPGVIIAVIISMFILL from the coding sequence ATGTTAATTTTAATTGGAACCCTGGTAATTATCGGAGCTATTTATTTCCTCATCAAGCGCAAGGAAGCACGGATGATTTTGTTTGCTGCAGGGCTTTTGATGGCTATTTTTGCTGGTAAGCCAATGGCTGCTTTTGAAGCATTCACAGCAAGGATGTCTACTGCAGGCCTTATTGAAGCAATCCTGTCGGTCATGGGTTTTGCATTTGTTATGAAGTATACGAAATGTGACTTGCAATTAGTTAAGCTTGTTGCTGGCGGGCTGAAGAAAGCCAATTTATTTCTGATTCCGGGTGCGACTTTAGCGACATTTGCCATAAATATTGCTCTTCCAAGTGCTGCAGGTGCAGCGGCGGCTGTTGGTGCGGTACTGATTCCAGTGCTTATGGGTGCGGGTATTTCTCCGGCTGTTGCAGCGGCCGCGGTTATAGCCGGAACCTTCGGCAGCAACCTGAATGTCGGCAGTGCCCACAATCCATTTATTGCTGAGATTGCCCAGACAACTGCGATGGATGTGGTAAAAGTACATGCTTTTGCTCATGTGCTTTCCGTTGTCATCCTGGCAGTGAGTTTGACGATCATGGCAAAATTACTCAAGGAAAACAAGGGCCACAAGTTTGTCGGCGATGGTGAAAATGACAATATGAAGCTGAACTATCTTTATGCACTAATGCCAATCATCCCGCTTGTGTTGCTTGTTCTAGGTTCTACAATCCTGCCGCAAATTGCGATGAGTGTTCCTGCTGCCATGCTGATAGGGATTCTCCTTACACTGGCTGTTACCCGCAGCAATCCATCTGAAGTGACAAAGACGTTCTTCGATGGAATGGGCAAAGCTTACGGTGACATCATGGGAATCATTATTGCCGCTGCTGTATTTGTAGGTGGTATGACGGCAATTGGCCTTGTCGATGCTATGACCGAAGCGATGACCAACTCACCAAGCATTGCCAAAGTGGCTGCTACTTTCGGTCCGTTCCTGTTGGCTGTTATCTCTGGTTCGGGTGATGCGGCTACCTTCGCATTCAATGAAGCTGTTACACCATTTGCTGAAAAATTCGGTGTTGACCAAATCAATATGGGCAGTGTTGCCTTGCTAAGCGGTGCGCTTGGACGGACAATGTCTCCTATCGCTGGTGCTGCAATCGTGTGTGCGTCCATTGCTAAAGTCAACCCGATGGAACTTACGAAGCGGAACGCACCTGGTGTCATCATCGCTGTCATTATCTCGATGTTTATCCTTTTGTAA
- the deoC gene encoding deoxyribose-phosphate aldolase — protein sequence MTIAKMIDHTLLKADAAKEQIIQICTEAKEYDFASVCVNPVWVKTAAVELHNSDVKVCTVIGFPLGASTSAVKAFETKDAIENGATEIDMVLAIGLLKTGDVQAVEQDIKAVVDSAQGKALVKVIIETSLLTDEEKVLACELALKAGADFVKTSTGFSTGGATAEDVALMRKVVGDKAGVKASGGIRGLADLEVMAEAGANRIGASSGVKIMKGEEVQGNY from the coding sequence ATGACGATAGCAAAGATGATCGACCATACATTATTAAAAGCAGATGCCGCGAAAGAACAAATTATTCAAATATGCACTGAGGCAAAGGAATATGATTTTGCTTCCGTGTGTGTGAATCCTGTTTGGGTTAAGACAGCAGCCGTTGAGCTGCATAACAGCGATGTCAAGGTTTGTACCGTCATTGGTTTCCCTCTGGGAGCATCGACTTCAGCGGTGAAGGCTTTTGAAACGAAGGATGCGATTGAGAATGGTGCAACTGAAATCGATATGGTGCTGGCGATTGGTTTGTTAAAAACGGGTGATGTACAAGCTGTTGAACAAGACATTAAAGCCGTAGTAGACAGTGCGCAAGGAAAGGCGCTGGTTAAAGTGATCATCGAGACTTCCCTCCTGACAGATGAAGAGAAGGTCCTTGCATGTGAACTAGCCCTTAAAGCGGGAGCTGATTTTGTGAAGACTTCGACTGGATTCTCAACAGGTGGAGCGACGGCAGAAGATGTTGCTCTAATGCGGAAGGTTGTTGGAGACAAAGCTGGAGTTAAGGCATCTGGAGGAATCAGGGGTCTTGCAGATTTAGAAGTGATGGCAGAAGCAGGGGCAAATCGCATTGGAGCAAGTTCAGGCGTGAAAATCATGAAGGGCGAGGAAGTCCAAGGAAACTATTGA
- a CDS encoding AAA family ATPase: protein MHIQLHQDDLLAVKGQQNFLLKSIPMVEEEKIEDLLEELNILTGLDSVKRAIHELLETVKAEKMRQEAGYNSAGKMAIHMVFTGNPGTGKTTVARLVSRILKAMGLLSQGQLVEAARQDLVGEYLGSTAPKTNGAIDRALGGVLFIDEAYSLSRNKQDPFGMEAIDTLVKGMEDHRDNLVMVLAGYTNEMEGFLKMNPGLQSRFPYIIEFPDYTSEEMLEILEGMAKAKDFTIDRGIKEQLLELFDSMQISGRNDAGNGRLVRNMLEDAIRKQAVRLNQETGAKDYKLLTAEDFGITERPQFELEPAFENIVGLDNVKDFIRSLEKQIRANEKRKRAGVLTEQSQTLNIVFSGNPGTGKTTMARMLAEMLKSMGLLKRGHLIEVDRSNLVAEYMGQTAIKTTEVVQSALGGVLFIDEAYSLVEEGVQGGGFGKEAIDTLVRLIENHRNDLVVILAGYTDEMEKFLRSNPGLGSRFPLKIEFPDYTAEQLTRITEIQAKSKGFTLDITMQQALTQFYEKKQIPGKNDSGNGRLVRNTLEAAIRDQAVRIVETEMIGPEQLNMLTLDDFGLLENQPKVNALKELDSVIGLDEVKTFVRSLSAQIEVANKRKALGLPDMGAQSLHMVFKGNPGTGKTTIARILARRLKELGVIKLDHIVETDRSGLVAGYVGQTALKTREVLEKALGGILFIDEAYALMGDGQDFGQEAIDTIVKFMDDHRENMIVILAGYEDDMEQLLDSNAGLRSRFPNVINFPDYSVDELVEISICILKPKGYELSPDGAEALRGIFARMEGGASTGNGRLARNICEAAIRQHALRLSEIDQPTIEDLTVLKHEDFLQARGAAR, encoded by the coding sequence GTGCATATTCAGCTGCATCAAGATGATTTGCTGGCAGTAAAAGGACAGCAAAACTTCTTATTAAAATCGATTCCAATGGTGGAAGAGGAAAAAATAGAAGACCTGCTTGAAGAGCTTAATATTCTGACTGGATTGGATAGCGTGAAAAGAGCAATTCATGAACTGCTTGAGACGGTAAAGGCAGAAAAAATGAGGCAGGAGGCCGGGTACAACAGTGCTGGCAAGATGGCGATACATATGGTGTTCACCGGTAATCCGGGGACTGGTAAAACAACCGTAGCGCGGCTCGTTTCACGGATTTTAAAAGCGATGGGTCTGCTTTCGCAAGGACAATTGGTAGAGGCAGCAAGGCAGGATTTGGTGGGTGAATACCTGGGATCCACTGCGCCTAAAACCAACGGAGCCATTGATCGGGCACTTGGTGGCGTACTTTTCATTGATGAGGCCTATTCCTTATCGAGAAACAAACAGGATCCATTTGGTATGGAAGCCATTGATACGCTGGTAAAAGGAATGGAGGATCATCGCGACAATCTGGTCATGGTTCTTGCCGGGTACACGAATGAGATGGAAGGTTTCCTGAAGATGAATCCCGGACTTCAATCAAGATTCCCATATATCATTGAGTTCCCGGATTATACATCTGAAGAGATGTTGGAGATTTTGGAGGGAATGGCGAAGGCGAAGGACTTTACGATTGATCGTGGAATTAAGGAGCAGCTCCTTGAGTTGTTTGATTCCATGCAGATTTCCGGACGGAATGACGCCGGGAACGGACGTCTTGTCCGCAATATGCTGGAGGATGCCATCCGGAAACAAGCAGTACGCCTGAACCAGGAAACTGGTGCAAAAGATTATAAGCTTTTAACAGCTGAGGACTTCGGTATTACAGAGCGGCCGCAGTTCGAGCTCGAGCCGGCGTTTGAAAATATCGTTGGTCTTGATAATGTGAAGGATTTTATCAGGAGCTTGGAAAAACAAATACGTGCAAATGAAAAACGGAAAAGAGCTGGAGTCCTGACAGAACAGTCTCAGACTTTGAATATCGTCTTTTCCGGTAACCCAGGGACAGGAAAGACAACAATGGCGCGAATGCTTGCTGAGATGCTTAAATCGATGGGGTTGTTGAAAAGAGGGCATCTGATCGAAGTGGACCGGAGCAATCTTGTGGCGGAATATATGGGTCAGACAGCGATTAAAACAACCGAAGTTGTCCAGTCTGCATTAGGCGGAGTGTTATTTATCGATGAAGCTTACAGTCTGGTAGAAGAAGGTGTCCAGGGTGGAGGCTTTGGTAAGGAAGCGATTGATACTCTCGTCAGATTGATTGAAAACCACCGGAACGACCTGGTAGTGATTTTGGCTGGGTATACCGATGAAATGGAGAAGTTTTTGCGAAGCAATCCGGGCTTGGGTTCGCGTTTCCCATTGAAGATTGAGTTCCCGGATTACACAGCAGAACAGCTTACGAGAATAACGGAAATACAGGCAAAATCAAAGGGATTTACTCTCGATATAACTATGCAGCAAGCGTTGACTCAATTTTATGAGAAAAAACAGATTCCTGGGAAAAATGACAGCGGCAATGGGCGACTGGTGAGAAATACGCTGGAGGCGGCGATTCGAGACCAGGCAGTGAGGATTGTTGAGACTGAAATGATAGGTCCAGAACAATTGAATATGCTGACTCTTGATGATTTTGGATTGCTGGAGAATCAGCCTAAAGTAAATGCGCTAAAAGAGCTGGATTCAGTCATCGGTCTGGATGAGGTTAAAACTTTCGTCCGTTCGCTATCTGCACAGATTGAAGTGGCTAATAAGAGAAAAGCGCTCGGTTTGCCGGATATGGGGGCTCAGTCCCTTCATATGGTGTTCAAAGGCAACCCCGGGACTGGAAAAACGACAATTGCCCGGATTCTGGCCAGAAGGCTGAAGGAGCTGGGGGTTATCAAGCTGGATCATATTGTGGAAACGGATCGTTCGGGGCTCGTCGCAGGTTATGTCGGCCAAACGGCTCTTAAAACACGTGAGGTTCTGGAGAAAGCATTAGGCGGTATTCTATTCATCGATGAAGCCTATGCTCTAATGGGTGATGGTCAGGACTTTGGACAGGAAGCGATTGATACAATCGTCAAGTTCATGGATGATCACCGTGAAAATATGATTGTGATTTTAGCAGGTTATGAGGATGATATGGAACAGCTGCTGGATTCGAACGCAGGATTGCGCTCCAGATTCCCGAATGTGATAAACTTCCCCGATTATTCAGTGGATGAGCTGGTGGAAATCAGTATCTGTATTCTGAAACCTAAGGGTTATGAACTAAGTCCTGACGGAGCAGAAGCTCTAAGAGGTATCTTTGCTCGCATGGAGGGGGGAGCTTCTACAGGAAATGGGCGTCTGGCGCGGAATATCTGCGAAGCAGCGATCCGCCAGCATGCGTTGAGGCTGAGCGAGATTGACCAGCCAACGATAGAGGATTTAACAGTGCTGAAGCATGAGGACTTCTTACAAGCAAGGGGTGCAGCAAGATGA
- a CDS encoding aldose 1-epimerase family protein, protein MATGKLELQRSFFTENKRVIFQNDGIVASLFRYPSGVEAIELKNSRGKMVVLPFMGQMIWDLEFDGLDLKMKNMFSQPKKASSVIDTYGCFAFHSGLIRNGCPSPEDDHELHGEMPCAEMDTAWLEITDNSMIVCGETEYVKGFGHHYLASPKVEMFIDETFIKMSMQVKNLAGTVMPLQYMCHTNYAYVENAVMKQNIPDSAFKLRESIPAHVKPTKDWLDYNKRLLKGEDNLTVLNQPEMYDPEIVFFADELNQYTDEAEFEMVSPGGASFFSRFSTADLNHATRWILHNSDQQVGAFVLPATCRPEGFLAAANSGTLLKLEAGQERTFTVITGKK, encoded by the coding sequence TTGGCAACTGGGAAATTGGAATTACAGCGCAGTTTTTTTACAGAGAATAAACGGGTTATTTTTCAAAATGATGGCATAGTGGCCAGTCTTTTCCGCTACCCATCAGGAGTTGAGGCAATTGAACTGAAAAACTCCAGAGGGAAAATGGTCGTCCTTCCTTTCATGGGACAAATGATTTGGGATTTAGAGTTTGATGGGTTAGATTTGAAAATGAAAAACATGTTTTCACAACCGAAGAAGGCATCAAGTGTCATTGATACATATGGCTGTTTCGCGTTTCACTCCGGCCTTATTCGCAACGGCTGTCCGTCACCTGAGGATGATCATGAATTGCACGGGGAAATGCCTTGTGCGGAAATGGATACAGCCTGGCTTGAGATCACTGACAATAGTATGATTGTTTGTGGTGAAACAGAATATGTGAAAGGGTTCGGTCACCATTATCTAGCCAGTCCGAAGGTGGAAATGTTTATAGACGAAACCTTTATTAAAATGAGCATGCAAGTGAAGAACCTGGCGGGTACGGTCATGCCGCTTCAGTATATGTGCCATACAAATTATGCGTATGTGGAAAATGCCGTGATGAAACAAAACATTCCAGACTCTGCCTTTAAACTGAGAGAGTCCATTCCGGCGCATGTTAAGCCAACAAAGGATTGGCTGGATTATAATAAAAGGCTGCTTAAGGGAGAGGACAATCTTACTGTCTTGAACCAGCCTGAGATGTATGACCCTGAAATTGTATTTTTTGCAGATGAATTGAATCAATACACGGATGAAGCAGAATTTGAGATGGTCTCGCCAGGCGGGGCGTCCTTTTTTTCAAGATTTTCAACCGCCGACTTGAACCATGCCACCCGATGGATTCTTCATAATAGTGATCAACAGGTTGGGGCATTTGTGCTTCCAGCAACCTGCAGGCCTGAAGGATTTCTAGCTGCAGCGAACTCTGGTACCTTATTGAAGCTAGAGGCTGGTCAAGAGCGGACTTTTACAGTAATCACCGGAAAGAAATAA
- a CDS encoding MarR family winged helix-turn-helix transcriptional regulator, with translation MDNEKELIIQRLFELNKQAMSKFEHCTGISQTRLDILRELYESGEINQRALQKKINIDHAAVTRHLKQLEEHNMVSRRKNTEDNRFTYVQLTPEGIRRVSSYCEKKQSYISNVLKGFTKEESSLLLGMLTRIQSNIEEI, from the coding sequence ATGGATAATGAGAAAGAGTTAATCATTCAACGCTTGTTTGAGCTAAACAAGCAGGCTATGAGCAAGTTTGAACATTGCACCGGAATCAGCCAGACTAGGCTTGATATTTTGCGGGAGCTGTATGAGTCGGGGGAAATCAATCAGAGGGCTCTTCAGAAAAAGATTAACATTGATCATGCTGCGGTAACGAGGCACCTTAAGCAGCTTGAAGAGCACAATATGGTCAGCCGCAGGAAAAATACGGAAGATAACCGTTTTACCTATGTCCAGCTGACTCCTGAGGGAATAAGGAGAGTATCCTCTTACTGTGAAAAAAAACAGAGTTACATCTCCAACGTGTTAAAAGGTTTTACAAAAGAAGAAAGCTCTCTGCTTTTAGGGATGCTTACCCGTATTCAGAGCAATATAGAAGAGATTTAA
- the fucP gene encoding L-fucose:H+ symporter permease: MINKDLVQLPDGYLNRTPIFQFILLSLLFPLWAVAASLNDILITQFKHVFELSDFASALVQSAFYGGYFLVAIPASMVIKKTTYKFGIITGLLFYIAGCTLFYPASNMATYTMFLFAIFSIAIGLGFLETAANTYSSMIGPRKYATLRLNISQTFYPIGAISGILLGKYLVFQEGASLEAQMANMTPAQAHAFGLEMLQHTLEPYKYIIFVLVGILIMFVLTKFPECKPAAEKSKTAAKAASLFETLKFLAKNKLFRKGIMAQFLYVGMQVTVWSFTIRLALDLNPDINERVASNFMVFSFIAFFVGKFIANFLMTRFTPSKVLTVYAVIGTALMAYVALVPNMTAVYAAVAVSMLFGPCWPTIYAETLEVVKEKKYTELAGAILVMSIVGGAVIPAVQGLASDVFNSLQLSFLVPMGCFIFVGFYFYGKMKEQKMQDGNLNETERIA, encoded by the coding sequence ATGATAAACAAAGATTTAGTGCAGCTTCCGGACGGTTATTTGAATAGGACCCCGATTTTCCAATTTATCTTATTATCGCTGCTGTTTCCATTATGGGCGGTAGCTGCAAGTTTGAATGATATCCTGATCACTCAATTCAAACATGTATTTGAGCTAAGTGACTTCGCAAGTGCTCTCGTTCAAAGCGCCTTTTACGGTGGATATTTTTTAGTAGCGATTCCTGCATCCATGGTCATCAAGAAAACAACCTATAAGTTTGGTATTATTACAGGTTTATTGTTTTACATAGCAGGATGTACGCTGTTTTATCCAGCTTCCAACATGGCAACCTATACAATGTTCCTATTTGCGATTTTCTCCATTGCGATTGGACTGGGTTTCCTGGAAACAGCAGCAAATACGTATAGTTCCATGATTGGCCCTCGTAAGTATGCAACACTTCGTCTGAATATCAGTCAGACATTTTACCCAATCGGGGCTATTTCTGGAATCCTGTTAGGAAAATACCTGGTGTTCCAGGAAGGTGCAAGCCTTGAAGCGCAGATGGCGAATATGACTCCTGCACAAGCCCATGCATTCGGCTTGGAGATGCTTCAGCATACACTAGAACCTTATAAATATATTATTTTTGTCCTAGTTGGAATTTTGATCATGTTTGTCCTGACTAAATTCCCCGAGTGTAAGCCAGCCGCAGAAAAATCCAAGACTGCCGCGAAAGCTGCAAGCTTGTTTGAGACTTTGAAATTTTTAGCGAAAAATAAACTTTTCCGTAAAGGAATTATGGCTCAGTTTCTATATGTAGGGATGCAGGTGACAGTGTGGTCATTCACCATCCGACTTGCATTGGATCTTAATCCGGATATCAATGAACGTGTTGCATCAAACTTCATGGTATTCAGTTTCATCGCTTTCTTTGTCGGCAAATTCATCGCCAATTTCCTGATGACAAGATTCACACCTTCCAAAGTACTTACAGTGTATGCGGTCATTGGAACAGCACTTATGGCTTATGTCGCATTAGTTCCTAACATGACGGCCGTTTATGCGGCAGTAGCTGTTAGTATGCTCTTTGGTCCTTGCTGGCCAACTATTTATGCAGAAACACTTGAAGTGGTTAAGGAAAAGAAATATACAGAGCTAGCTGGAGCCATTCTGGTCATGTCGATTGTTGGAGGAGCTGTCATTCCTGCTGTACAGGGCTTAGCGTCTGATGTATTCAACTCGTTGCAACTGTCATTCCTTGTACCGATGGGATGCTTTATCTTTGTTGGTTTTTACTTTTACGGAAAAATGAAAGAGCAGAAGATGCAAGATGGGAATTTAAATGAAACGGAAAGAATTGCATAA
- the rbsK gene encoding ribokinase produces MDIAVIGSNMVDLISYINKMPREGETLEAPDFEIGCGGKGANQAVAAAKMGARVMMVTKVGDDLFADNTIANLEKYGIDTEFTNKVPGTSSGVAPIFVDPESKNRILIIKGANQFLTPEDVDRAAPKLKLCSLIVLQLEIPLETVYRAIEFGNENGIPVILNPAPASKELDFNYVCKCDFFVPNESELEILTGMPVETEEQIKAAAGTLIEKGVKDVIVTMGSRGVMWVTKGEVHIVDSHKVNAIDTTGAGDAFIGCFAHYFTQSQDVLHSIKMATAFAALSVTKRGTQSSYPTVEEVEHFIKAVV; encoded by the coding sequence ATGGATATTGCAGTTATTGGGTCCAATATGGTGGATCTCATTTCATATATAAATAAGATGCCAAGAGAAGGTGAAACGCTCGAAGCGCCTGATTTTGAAATCGGTTGTGGAGGAAAAGGAGCTAACCAAGCTGTCGCAGCGGCTAAAATGGGTGCCAGGGTCATGATGGTTACCAAGGTTGGAGATGACCTTTTCGCGGATAACACAATTGCAAATTTGGAGAAATACGGAATTGATACAGAATTTACGAATAAAGTGCCAGGTACCTCAAGTGGTGTCGCACCTATTTTTGTGGATCCGGAATCAAAAAACAGGATCCTCATCATTAAAGGAGCCAATCAATTCCTGACTCCTGAAGATGTGGACCGGGCAGCGCCAAAGCTGAAACTTTGCTCTCTGATTGTCCTTCAGCTTGAAATTCCACTCGAGACGGTGTACAGGGCGATAGAGTTTGGAAATGAAAACGGCATTCCAGTGATCCTTAATCCAGCACCGGCGTCCAAAGAATTGGACTTCAACTATGTGTGCAAATGTGATTTCTTCGTACCAAACGAAAGTGAATTGGAGATCCTGACAGGGATGCCAGTTGAGACAGAAGAGCAGATTAAAGCAGCAGCAGGAACGCTGATTGAAAAAGGGGTAAAAGATGTGATTGTCACGATGGGCAGCCGCGGAGTCATGTGGGTGACAAAAGGGGAAGTTCATATCGTCGATTCGCATAAGGTAAATGCCATTGATACGACGGGTGCCGGCGATGCTTTCATCGGATGCTTCGCGCATTACTTCACCCAAAGCCAAGACGTTCTCCATTCTATTAAGATGGCAACAGCTTTCGCCGCTTTGAGCGTAACAAAGCGTGGTACACAGTCATCCTACCCGACAGTTGAAGAGGTTGAGCACTTTATAAAAGCAGTGGTTTGA
- a CDS encoding LacI family DNA-binding transcriptional regulator, with translation MDTKPNIQDVAKLANVSIATVSRVINNQGGVRKPTEERILKAIKELGYIRNAAARTIKSKETNTIGVIVPDIKNPFFPMVMAGIEMKAREKDYFTILSSTNESPIVEEKIIKNFVERGVDGVILTTANENGDQLKLLRDQNIPIVAVDRSIKSFDVDTVLVDNLKGSYQAVQRLILQGHERIAIICGTQNTTPGKERFLGYKRALEEYGITLDEQYVVQGDFSEQSGYFAAKELSELNVRPTAIFSSNNLMTIGCMKALSDLDWKLGKEVSFIGFDDVDIATFLNPKLSVVARPMNAIGEIAFTLLHERIHHKGNLPKREYSLTPELIIRESCRKQNK, from the coding sequence ATGGATACTAAACCAAACATTCAGGATGTAGCTAAGCTTGCAAATGTCTCAATTGCTACTGTATCTAGGGTGATAAATAACCAGGGCGGGGTACGAAAGCCTACTGAAGAAAGAATTCTTAAGGCGATCAAAGAACTAGGATATATCCGCAACGCTGCAGCTAGGACGATTAAGAGTAAAGAGACAAATACAATTGGTGTCATTGTTCCAGATATAAAAAATCCGTTCTTTCCAATGGTAATGGCCGGGATTGAGATGAAGGCCAGAGAGAAGGATTACTTTACTATTTTGAGCAGTACCAATGAGTCACCAATTGTCGAGGAAAAAATAATTAAGAATTTCGTTGAGCGTGGTGTAGACGGGGTAATCCTTACAACGGCAAACGAAAATGGCGATCAGTTAAAGCTTTTGCGGGATCAAAATATCCCGATTGTTGCTGTCGACAGAAGCATTAAGAGTTTTGACGTGGATACAGTATTGGTTGACAACCTGAAGGGTTCCTACCAGGCTGTGCAGCGTTTGATTCTTCAGGGGCATGAAAGAATTGCTATTATTTGCGGGACTCAGAATACAACGCCGGGGAAAGAGCGATTTCTTGGATACAAAAGGGCTTTAGAGGAGTACGGAATTACCCTGGATGAACAGTATGTGGTCCAAGGAGATTTCAGTGAACAAAGTGGTTATTTTGCTGCAAAGGAACTTAGTGAACTCAATGTCCGGCCAACTGCGATATTCTCATCCAATAACTTAATGACTATAGGCTGTATGAAGGCACTTTCGGATCTAGACTGGAAGCTTGGGAAGGAAGTATCGTTCATAGGGTTTGACGATGTTGATATTGCAACGTTCTTAAACCCCAAACTTTCAGTAGTAGCGAGACCGATGAACGCAATTGGGGAGATTGCCTTCACTCTTTTACATGAAAGGATTCATCATAAGGGAAATCTTCCTAAACGAGAGTATTCTTTGACACCTGAGCTGATCATTAGAGAGTCCTGCCGGAAGCAAAATAAATAA
- a CDS encoding M20/M25/M40 family metallo-hydrolase codes for MVNQDRLVAEFLELVQVDSETKHEAEIAKVLTEKFTALGLKVVEDDSQQRTGHGAGNLICTLEALQGGIDSILLSSHMDTVGPGVGIKPVIKDAIIYSDGTTILGSDDKAGVAAILETIRILKEHNLQHGQIQVVISAGEESGLVGAKVIDTSLLDAKFGFAIDSHDKVGNVVVAAPSRAKIKAVIHGKTAHAGVAPEKGINAIQIAAAAINKMPLGRIDEDTTANLGRIEGGSQLNVVCEEVTVLAEARSLINEKLEQQLQVMKEAFEATAEEMGGSAKVEMEILYPGFKFSEADEVVQIAQRAAAKIERPCSLLRSGGGSDANVFSGYGIPTVNLAVGYEEIHTVNERMPIVELVKITEMLLAVIEETVRK; via the coding sequence ATGGTCAATCAGGATAGGTTAGTAGCAGAGTTTTTAGAACTGGTACAAGTAGATTCGGAAACGAAACACGAGGCAGAGATAGCAAAGGTATTAACAGAGAAATTTACGGCGCTCGGCCTTAAAGTAGTGGAGGATGATTCACAGCAACGAACAGGCCACGGTGCAGGCAACCTCATTTGCACGCTCGAAGCATTGCAAGGGGGCATTGATTCCATCTTGCTTTCGTCCCATATGGATACCGTCGGCCCAGGAGTCGGCATTAAGCCAGTGATCAAGGATGCTATCATTTATTCAGACGGCACCACCATCCTTGGCTCGGATGACAAAGCTGGAGTAGCAGCCATCCTCGAAACCATCCGTATTTTGAAGGAACACAACCTTCAGCACGGACAAATCCAGGTTGTCATTTCTGCGGGAGAAGAGTCAGGACTCGTTGGCGCCAAGGTCATAGATACTTCGCTCCTTGACGCCAAGTTTGGTTTTGCAATTGACAGCCATGACAAGGTCGGGAATGTCGTCGTTGCTGCACCATCCCGTGCCAAAATCAAAGCGGTCATTCATGGGAAAACGGCTCATGCTGGCGTTGCTCCTGAAAAAGGAATCAATGCCATCCAAATTGCAGCTGCTGCAATCAACAAGATGCCACTTGGCAGAATTGACGAGGATACGACCGCGAACCTTGGAAGAATCGAGGGCGGCAGCCAGTTGAATGTCGTCTGTGAAGAGGTCACAGTCCTTGCAGAAGCGAGGTCGCTGATCAATGAAAAATTGGAACAGCAGCTGCAAGTGATGAAAGAAGCATTTGAAGCAACTGCCGAAGAAATGGGTGGCAGTGCAAAAGTGGAGATGGAAATCCTCTATCCTGGCTTTAAATTTTCAGAAGCAGATGAAGTTGTCCAAATCGCCCAAAGAGCCGCAGCAAAGATTGAACGTCCCTGCAGCTTGCTCCGGAGTGGAGGAGGCAGTGACGCCAATGTCTTCTCCGGTTATGGAATTCCGACAGTCAATTTAGCAGTTGGTTATGAAGAAATCCACACAGTCAATGAGAGAATGCCGATTGTAGAGCTCGTCAAAATAACCGAAATGTTATTGGCCGTCATTGAAGAAACGGTGCGTAAATAG